Proteins found in one Acidimicrobiales bacterium genomic segment:
- a CDS encoding ferredoxin — protein sequence MKVWIDQDLCTGDGLCEEIAPAVFTLLDDGLAYVKEGTKVFNPGGQAGVAAVPAGMEDETIESAEECPGECIFIETE from the coding sequence ATGAAGGTCTGGATCGACCAGGACCTGTGCACGGGCGACGGGCTGTGCGAGGAGATCGCCCCCGCCGTCTTCACGTTGCTCGACGACGGTCTGGCCTACGTGAAGGAAGGCACCAAGGTCTTCAATCCGGGCGGCCAGGCCGGGGTGGCCGCCGTCCCCGCAGGGATGGAGGACGAGACGATCGAATCCGCCGAGGAGTGCCCCGGCGAGTGCATCTTCATCGAGACCGAGTAA